The proteins below come from a single Tribolium castaneum strain GA2 chromosome 9, icTriCast1.1, whole genome shotgun sequence genomic window:
- the LOC103312690 gene encoding V-type proton ATPase subunit F: protein MKPTEANVVSKKPEHFPSRLMSVIGDEDTCVGFILSGIAETNKERETNVLVVDDDTDPATVEECFKRFIKRQDIAIILINQHVADMIRSTVDAHCKPVPAVLEIPSKKSPYNPEKDSILKRARRLVSPDETG from the coding sequence atgaAACCCACTGAAGCGAACGTGGTGTCCAAAAAACCCGAACATTTTCCTAGTCGATTAATGTCAGTAATCGGCGATGAAGACACTTGTGTTGGCTTCATTTTAAGCGGAATCGCCGAAACAAATAAAGAGCGTGAAACCAATGTTCTGGTAGTGGACGACGACACTGATCCTGCCACAGTCGAGGAATGTttcaaacgctttattaaacGACAAGACATTgccataattttaataaaccagCACGTCGCTGACATGATCCGAAGCACTGTGGATGCCCACTGTAAGCCCGTTCCTGCAGTTTTGGAAATACCGTCAAAGAAAAGTCCGTACAACCCCGAAAAGGACTCGATTTTGAAGCGGGCAAGACGCTTGGTGTCTCCGGATGAGACGGGCTAA